The sequence GGGTGTCCTGCCGGACGACGCCGATGAGGATGTCGGCCAAGACCTCCCGGATCGTTTCGTCGAGGGTCCCCATGATGCCAAAGTCGATGACGGCGATGCGGTCCGGCGGGAGGACGAAGAGGTTGCCCGGGTGGGGGTCGGCGTGAAAGAAGCCGTCGATGAAGACCTGCTTCAGGACGGCCCGGGCGCCGATCTGCGCGATCCGCCCCGGGTCGACGCCGTGGCGGACCAGCTCATCGACCCGGTCGATACGGATGCCCTCGATGCGCTCGACGACCAGGACGGCGTCGCCGTGGACCGTCCAGTCGACAGCCGGGACGACGATCTCGGGAAAGTCCTGAAAGTTCCGACGGAACCGCTCGATCTGCTGAGCCTCGATACGGAGGTCCAGCTCCCGCTCCAGGACCTGCCGGGCCTGAGCCACCAGGACGGGGAGCCGGAGGGGTCGAAGTTCCTCGATATGCCGGTCGGCCAGGTCGGCCAGGAAGGCCAGAATGTCCAGGTCCGTCCGGATGAGGCGCTCGATGTGGGGGCGTCGGACCTTGACGGCGACGGTCCGGCCGTCGGCCGTGCGGGCCGCGTGGACCTGGGCGATGGAGGCCGAGCCCAGGGGCGTGGGGTCCAGTTCGATGAGCCATTCAGACCACTTGGGATGGGTCTGATCTAAGACCAGCTGAAGTTCCTCCCACGGTTGGGGGGCGACCCGGTCCTGCAATTGCTCCAGCTCGTGGACCCATTCGACGGGGAGAAGGTCCGGCCGCAGGCTCAGGAACTGGCCCAGCTTAATGAAGGTCGGACCCAACTCCTGGAGGGCCGCTCGGACCCGCTGGGGCGTCGTCCCGTGGACCAGCTCCGGCGTCGTCCGGCGCCGCCAGGGCCAGCGAAGCCGTTCGTAAGATCCCGCCAGACCCATCCGGTCCAGGACGTCCCAGAAGCCGTACCGGGCCAGGACCTGTACGATCTGACGAAACCGCCGGAGCTGGCGGTATGCCTTAGGAATCTGAACGAGCCGCATCACCCCGGGTCTTTCGGGTCAGGCGGGTTTCCAGCTCATCGACACGCTGGTGGAGACGCTGGGTTTCTTGCAAGGGTGTAACGCCCACGGTGTAGTACAGGTGGGTCGCCAGCTCTTGAAAAGTCTTGCGGGTCGATTCCGTCCATCGGCCGAAGCGGACGCGAACCCTCTCGACGGGGTTATCGGGCCGCTCCAAGACCTGCCGGCCCTCGGCCTCCAGACGCTGGACGACGTCCTGCACCCGCCGGACGGCCAGGGCTCCTAAGCCGACGCTGACGTGAAAGGCTCTACGAAGCCAACCCATGGTCGTTCTCCTGAAGAATCGGCAGTTCAGGAGCTCGGCAATAAGGCAGATAGGCAGATAGGTCTGAGGCGATTCCATGTCATGGACGAGGGGCTCCATCTCCAAGGACAAAGTGACAAGGTAAGAGGGGACCCCTGTCCCCCATCTGCCCACTTACCCAATGGCCGAACTGGCGAATTCCCAAATGACCGCTTAGAAGTCATACGAATAGTAGAGGGCGATACCTTTGTTCCGGGCGTAAGCCTCGACGTCGGCCGCCGTCGTCATGTGCGTGACCAGGACCGGAAAGAGCCGACCCGGCAGGGCGCCCTCCAGCCGCTTCAGTTTTTTCCGGATGAAACGGTCCACGTCATTTTTGGACAACTGGACCTTGGCCTCCCCGACGATCGTGACCGATTCGCCGTCTTGGGAAGCATGTCCGATGATGTTGACCTCCAGAAGATCGCCCTCTCGGTCGATGACATACTTCCGGCGGAGAGGCTCATGGACTCTCAGGCCAAAGTCCCGGGCCAGGAGGCGGGGCAGGGCCTTGAAAGCCTCATTTTCCAGGGTATATCCCACCGTCATGGCCAGACCGCCCAATTGCTGACGGGTCTCCCGAAGCTCTCCCGTCAGCTCCTTGACACTCCGAGACAGGCTGAGGACCTCCGCTTCCGTTTGCCGTTGGACTTCAGCCAATTTCTCTACTTGCTGGGCCAGGCCGTCGACCCGAGCCGTCAGGGCCTGAAGCCGTTGCTCCGTCTGCCGCTGGGCCTCGGCCAGCTCCTCGACCCGCTGGGCCAGGCCGTCGACCCGACGGCCCAAGGCCTCCATC is a genomic window of bacterium HR11 containing:
- the ubiB gene encoding putative protein kinase UbiB, which translates into the protein MRLVQIPKAYRQLRRFRQIVQVLARYGFWDVLDRMGLAGSYERLRWPWRRRTTPELVHGTTPQRVRAALQELGPTFIKLGQFLSLRPDLLPVEWVHELEQLQDRVAPQPWEELQLVLDQTHPKWSEWLIELDPTPLGSASIAQVHAARTADGRTVAVKVRRPHIERLIRTDLDILAFLADLADRHIEELRPLRLPVLVAQARQVLERELDLRIEAQQIERFRRNFQDFPEIVVPAVDWTVHGDAVLVVERIEGIRIDRVDELVRHGVDPGRIAQIGARAVLKQVFIDGFFHADPHPGNLFVLPPDRIAVIDFGIMGTLDETIREVLADILIGVVRQDTRSVVRGLIRLNVIQEPPPPAFFQELNDFIGRYSRIPIERVSLRMVLEEVLAHLRRYHLFLATDLALMFKALLALDALARKLDPDLQTVEVARPFVQQLVRRRYSPLRYGRRIVQQAEQVLSMAASTPLEFEWFWQQFSRGQWPLPMEVRNLTSLEDSVQRGFHRMAWAMVIGSLLVASALLMIRPVGPVWYGIPVVGAIGWLTALLMALVLGFQVLRSGRW
- the smc_7 gene encoding Chromosome partition protein Smc — its product is MIDTLQVFQELQEVLPPEAARRVAEIIGRVYEELQQGITRTEFQDLQRAMAELAEAQRQTERQLQALTAQMEALGRRVDGLTQRVEELAEAQRQTEQQIQALTAQMEALGRRVDGLAQRVEELAEAQRQTEQRLQALTARVDGLAQQVEKLAEVQRQTEAEVLSLSRSVKELTGELRETRQQLGGLAMTVGYTLENEAFKALPRLLARDFGLRVHEPLRRKYVIDREGDLLEVNIIGHASQDGESVTIVGEAKVQLSKNDVDRFIRKKLKRLEGALPGRLFPVLVTHMTTAADVEAYARNKGIALYYSYDF